Proteins found in one Promicromonospora sukumoe genomic segment:
- a CDS encoding LamG-like jellyroll fold domain-containing protein yields MSAIVAGAVALVMVASGATAAMTDLDDMAFSALGVGLAAEDCDSVAPTMDAAFEMAVRCGHEVAAQDSYSPWETSYAQPNGLDVRWSSSASAVRAGQDDGSWASVDRTVEPSDVDGDGRLDVAAPVFDVSFASGVDDAEPLAKVEREGHWIEYDVPFDLPEPVVEGDVVTYPAVMGEGIDLIVQADPEATGFRELIRVADEEAASNPELEELAFDVRVSPGLTLVDEGDGFAAIDAEGEQVFLAPVPLMWSEPEQPSAEPVPSAARVGAAGASDAESAAGDEPAAPGMAHREDLAELPVDVEPTTESGRSATVSIVPDQEMLVGEGAVFPVVIDPSVTGVTLNEWAGVKSAWPTSSSGYKFQDRPLGDHGVGLCDAASSYGAECAGVTSKQRVLYEFRATKVGELRSMDVTGAEFSVSGVFGATCQAAGTMLYQLGNAQVSTSTSWNSMASWSTQVGSKSVIHRSGCDGRQVRIGFDVTESAKKVASSNWSYLTLGLKVDESTMSKWKRYAGSQYNGDADHGATLSVTYNRPPGDPKYLKTWVDGIDKGCRPATSRAYLRTTRPTVGATITDPDGTQSKGQFEVWNTATENKVWGAYSGLKAGGQHKLMVSSGKLFNGNIYRWRVRAVDPAGATGAWSAWCYFEVDTAPPHTPTVDPVTVGVEAVYPNVEKGGLESGGAGQEGKFLLGAQGSTDTVRYEWSFGTDTFSEGESVAPGANHTISYTPKRPGAITLSVKAFDRAGNASLSVREYKFDVAPAIATAVWPLDDGTGTVASERVQGKGTQPLQFRGTETNSTLPQWTTGPHEEFESRAGDKAVSFDGVDDRLVTDGPVVDTSKSFVVSAHVWLDPNTSLTGQHVALSQNGTRTSPFTLGYRASCAAMNSKPCWSFIMYGSDTDGASAVSAQAPFEAKPGEWVHLTGAYDDKTDEVKVWACQIGTRQTPLPGDPVVGVAATKLTTSWTTNAPFSVGRRLMSGVQDNFWQGRVDNVRVFDGQVVAESKIRRLCQGSDFETFTGTGDADEAMALLDPTEKEDM; encoded by the coding sequence GTGTCTGCGATCGTCGCGGGTGCGGTCGCGCTGGTGATGGTTGCCAGCGGTGCGACGGCGGCGATGACGGATCTCGACGACATGGCGTTCTCCGCCCTGGGAGTGGGCTTGGCGGCTGAGGACTGCGACAGCGTGGCGCCGACGATGGATGCCGCGTTCGAGATGGCGGTCCGGTGCGGGCACGAGGTCGCAGCGCAGGACTCCTACAGCCCGTGGGAGACGTCCTACGCCCAGCCGAACGGCCTCGACGTCCGCTGGTCGTCCTCGGCATCCGCCGTGCGCGCGGGGCAGGACGACGGCTCTTGGGCGAGCGTTGATCGCACGGTTGAGCCCAGCGACGTGGACGGTGACGGGCGCCTTGACGTTGCGGCGCCGGTGTTCGATGTCAGCTTCGCTTCGGGTGTGGACGACGCTGAGCCGTTGGCGAAGGTGGAGCGTGAGGGGCACTGGATCGAGTACGACGTGCCGTTCGATCTGCCCGAGCCGGTGGTCGAGGGCGATGTCGTGACGTATCCGGCGGTCATGGGGGAGGGGATCGACCTGATCGTTCAGGCCGACCCGGAGGCCACAGGGTTTCGTGAGTTGATCCGGGTTGCGGACGAGGAAGCAGCGTCGAACCCGGAGCTGGAAGAGCTCGCGTTCGATGTGCGGGTCTCGCCGGGACTGACCCTGGTGGACGAAGGGGACGGGTTCGCCGCGATCGATGCAGAGGGCGAGCAGGTCTTCCTGGCACCGGTGCCGCTGATGTGGAGCGAGCCGGAGCAGCCGTCGGCGGAACCCGTTCCGTCGGCAGCCAGGGTTGGTGCGGCCGGAGCCTCGGATGCGGAATCCGCTGCGGGGGATGAGCCGGCCGCGCCTGGGATGGCACATCGCGAGGATCTTGCCGAGCTTCCGGTCGACGTCGAGCCGACCACCGAGTCCGGGCGCTCTGCAACGGTGTCGATCGTCCCGGACCAGGAGATGCTGGTCGGGGAGGGCGCGGTCTTCCCTGTCGTGATCGACCCGTCGGTGACGGGCGTGACACTGAACGAGTGGGCGGGTGTGAAGTCGGCGTGGCCCACTTCGTCGTCCGGGTACAAGTTCCAGGACCGGCCGCTGGGTGACCACGGTGTCGGCCTGTGCGATGCGGCCAGCTCGTACGGGGCCGAGTGCGCGGGGGTGACGTCCAAGCAGCGGGTGCTGTACGAGTTCCGGGCGACGAAGGTCGGCGAGCTGCGGTCGATGGATGTGACCGGTGCCGAGTTCTCGGTCAGTGGCGTCTTCGGTGCGACCTGCCAGGCCGCCGGGACGATGCTCTACCAGCTCGGCAACGCGCAGGTCTCCACCTCGACGTCGTGGAACTCGATGGCGTCCTGGTCCACCCAGGTCGGCTCGAAGTCGGTGATCCACCGGTCGGGGTGCGACGGGCGCCAGGTGCGTATCGGGTTCGACGTGACGGAGTCGGCGAAGAAGGTTGCGTCGTCGAACTGGTCGTACCTGACCCTGGGGCTCAAGGTTGACGAGTCCACGATGTCGAAGTGGAAGCGCTACGCGGGCTCGCAGTACAACGGCGACGCGGACCACGGTGCGACGCTGTCGGTGACCTATAACCGGCCGCCGGGTGACCCCAAGTACCTGAAGACGTGGGTCGACGGCATCGACAAGGGTTGCCGGCCGGCGACTTCGAGGGCGTATTTGAGAACTACTCGGCCGACCGTCGGGGCGACGATTACGGATCCTGACGGAACGCAGTCCAAGGGGCAGTTCGAGGTCTGGAACACCGCGACCGAGAACAAGGTGTGGGGCGCGTACTCCGGGTTGAAGGCTGGCGGCCAACACAAGTTGATGGTGTCGAGCGGCAAGCTCTTCAACGGGAACATCTATCGGTGGCGGGTGCGTGCGGTGGACCCGGCTGGGGCCACGGGCGCCTGGTCGGCGTGGTGCTACTTCGAGGTGGATACCGCTCCGCCGCACACTCCGACGGTTGACCCGGTGACCGTCGGGGTGGAAGCGGTGTACCCCAATGTGGAAAAGGGCGGCCTGGAGTCCGGCGGGGCCGGTCAGGAAGGCAAGTTCCTCCTCGGCGCGCAGGGCTCGACTGACACGGTCCGGTACGAGTGGTCGTTCGGCACCGACACGTTCTCAGAGGGCGAGAGTGTGGCCCCTGGCGCGAACCATACGATCTCCTATACCCCGAAAAGACCGGGAGCGATCACCTTGAGCGTCAAGGCGTTCGACCGCGCTGGCAATGCGTCGTTGTCGGTGCGTGAGTACAAGTTCGATGTGGCGCCCGCGATCGCGACGGCGGTGTGGCCGCTGGACGACGGAACCGGCACTGTCGCCTCCGAGCGAGTGCAGGGCAAGGGCACTCAGCCTCTGCAGTTCCGTGGCACGGAGACCAATTCGACGTTGCCGCAGTGGACCACGGGCCCGCACGAGGAGTTCGAGTCCCGGGCCGGCGACAAGGCTGTGTCGTTCGACGGCGTGGACGACAGGTTGGTCACTGACGGCCCCGTGGTGGACACGTCCAAGAGCTTCGTGGTCTCCGCCCACGTCTGGTTGGACCCGAACACCAGCTTGACCGGTCAGCATGTCGCTCTGTCGCAGAACGGGACACGCACCAGTCCGTTCACGTTGGGCTACCGGGCCTCGTGCGCGGCGATGAACAGCAAGCCGTGCTGGTCGTTCATCATGTACGGCTCGGACACGGACGGTGCCTCGGCAGTGTCGGCGCAGGCGCCGTTCGAGGCCAAGCCCGGCGAGTGGGTGCACCTGACCGGCGCGTACGACGACAAGACCGACGAGGTGAAGGTCTGGGCATGCCAGATTGGAACCCGGCAGACCCCGCTACCCGGCGACCCCGTCGTAGGAGTCGCCGCCACGAAGCTCACCACCTCGTGGACCACGAACGCGCCCTTCTCCGTCGGACGCCGGCTCATGTCCGGGGTCCAGGACAACTTCTGGCAGGGCCGGGTCGACAACGTCCGGGTGTTCGACGGGCAGGTCGTGGCCGAGTCGAAGATCCGTCGCCTGTGCCAGGGGTCGGACTTCGAGACCTTCACCGGCACCGGCGACGCCGACGAAGCAATGGCACTGCTGGACCCGACCGAGAAAGAGGACATGTGA
- a CDS encoding P-loop NTPase fold protein encodes MTEQDAFGGHPGQVNSVAVTPDGHRILTGGEDATVRAWDAISGEPLGLFLGHRRSVRAVAVTPDGRRAVTVGGEHMVRVWDLTTGTQTNELTGHTGWVNAVITTPDGRQAITAGLDGSVRFWDLTTGTQTTEIIGDFSVRAVAVTPDGRHVITASDDDAVRVWDPTFGTQAAKLTGHTSRVNAVVVTPDGREAITAGMDGSVRVWDLDTATQTAELTGHTGSVNAVAVTPDGRFAITAGDDRAVRVWDLDTATQTAELTGHTSRVNAVTVTPDGRHAITAGDNDAVRMWDLDTATQTAELTGHTSRVNAVTVTPDGRHAITGGNDRAVRVWDLVTGTQSTELTGHTGWVNAVAVTPDGRHAITAGNNDAVRIWDLATGTQTTQLTGLFRWVNAVALTPDGRLAITGERDGAVRVWDLTTGTQTTQLIGHAHDVNAIAVTPDGRHAISAGIGHGVWVWDLTTGTQTARITGHTGPVNAVTVTPDGRHVVIAGSDAIVRIWDLTTATQTAQLTGHTGWVNAVAVTPDGRRAITVADDATVRVWDLASGRLLHVLRGHWGAVLDVAIIPTSDQAGQEAISVGVDGTIRVWDVNQGVQVRGTFDPGIINVLHAAVLSDDASSRDALGLDSHVDAIGRLIAARSTQPPLAIALLAPWGGGKSTFLRLLDRHVTQAHQGDAAFVQHPRVVTFNVWHYSDTSVLVGLATQVVRTLRGDDKVPPDGPTETSGTTDSDILGRRVRDATLEAARLSRLRAGLNTERPRTVKEAIAWAHAQARILRLLPGVLRQGGPVPVLLVVASLGIAALAIGVATVLTLNAPGFIAWAQDRVSGVATIWTSLGWVTVVSALVVSAARALSKLVRTWPRVAASWSRLRRLVLDSLAEREQELVAVVSTARAADFVARLADHLHDPQRLEKLDKHRGAAGAVQDELTELARLLERAHEQRDALPEEQRKDLDAVYTDRIILHLDDLDRCKPDRVVEVLHAVALLQSIPLFIVIVSVDPRWLRRSVEQHNNEIFRLAEVHEQLGSVVGDPLSFLDKIFQIPYALPKLTPEIAGDYLLRTAADGNLVDRALLDLQTVTETPLPPKEGKTASNEDPTDRATLQAVPAPTDTPGTSGNEFDDVRLSEPHLIDPGTLEAVTRERRANTLRLTNHEARYLAVVAQAATTPRAVKKILNLYQLLRLGRHVAGHETFDRERTGGYLSAGLLLGLLVAAPAQAARIFRALDDSQAGMPLPALLTNVRAEHALVRHEHCPECSIWDRLTMMTDNALQAGAPAASDGYQDWLKEVARLSFHTEYLWNDDDAAVR; translated from the coding sequence GTGACCGAGCAAGACGCGTTCGGTGGGCATCCAGGGCAAGTCAATTCGGTGGCCGTGACGCCAGACGGCCACCGCATCCTCACTGGTGGCGAAGATGCGACCGTGCGGGCGTGGGACGCGATATCGGGCGAGCCCCTCGGCTTATTCCTCGGTCACCGTCGCTCTGTGCGTGCAGTGGCCGTGACGCCAGACGGTCGCCGGGCTGTGACCGTAGGAGGCGAACACATGGTGCGGGTCTGGGACCTGACCACGGGTACCCAGACGAACGAGCTCACCGGACACACTGGCTGGGTGAACGCCGTGATTACGACACCCGACGGCCGCCAAGCCATCACCGCGGGACTTGACGGCAGTGTGCGGTTTTGGGACCTGACCACCGGCACCCAAACCACCGAAATCATCGGGGACTTCTCCGTGCGTGCGGTGGCCGTGACACCCGATGGTCGCCACGTCATCACCGCCAGTGACGACGACGCGGTGCGGGTCTGGGACCCGACCTTCGGCACTCAAGCCGCCAAGCTCACCGGACACACCAGCCGGGTGAACGCGGTAGTAGTGACACCCGACGGCCGCGAGGCCATCACCGCGGGAATGGACGGCAGCGTGCGGGTCTGGGACCTGGACACCGCCACCCAAACCGCCGAGCTCACCGGACACACCGGCTCGGTGAACGCCGTGGCGGTGACACCCGACGGCCGCTTCGCCATCACCGCCGGGGACGACCGCGCGGTGCGGGTCTGGGACCTGGACACCGCCACCCAAACCGCCGAGCTCACCGGACACACCAGCCGGGTGAACGCCGTGACAGTGACACCCGACGGCCGCCACGCCATCACCGCCGGAGACAACGACGCGGTGCGGATGTGGGACCTGGACACCGCCACCCAAACCGCCGAGCTCACCGGACACACCAGCCGGGTGAACGCCGTGACAGTGACACCCGACGGCCGCCACGCCATTACGGGTGGGAACGACCGCGCGGTGCGAGTTTGGGATCTGGTCACCGGCACCCAATCCACCGAGCTCACCGGACACACCGGCTGGGTGAACGCGGTAGCAGTGACACCCGACGGCCGCCACGCCATCACCGCAGGAAACAACGATGCGGTCCGGATCTGGGATCTGGCCACCGGGACTCAGACCACCCAGCTCACCGGACTTTTTCGATGGGTGAACGCGGTAGCTCTCACACCCGACGGCCGGCTCGCCATCACGGGAGAGCGCGATGGCGCGGTGCGGGTCTGGGATCTGACCACCGGCACGCAGACCACCCAGCTCATCGGACACGCTCACGACGTGAACGCGATAGCTGTTACGCCCGACGGTCGCCACGCCATCTCCGCAGGAATCGGCCACGGGGTGTGGGTTTGGGACCTGACCACCGGCACCCAGACTGCCCGTATCACCGGACACACTGGTCCAGTGAACGCGGTGACCGTTACACCCGACGGGCGCCACGTCGTCATCGCCGGGAGCGACGCGATAGTCCGGATCTGGGATCTGACCACCGCTACCCAGACCGCCCAGCTCACCGGGCACACCGGCTGGGTGAACGCGGTGGCTGTGACGCCGGATGGTCGTCGCGCCATCACGGTCGCCGATGACGCGACCGTACGAGTCTGGGATCTCGCGTCGGGGCGCCTGCTCCACGTCCTACGCGGCCACTGGGGCGCGGTGCTGGATGTCGCTATCATTCCAACATCTGACCAGGCCGGTCAGGAGGCCATCAGCGTCGGGGTCGATGGAACGATCCGCGTGTGGGACGTGAACCAAGGCGTTCAAGTCCGTGGCACGTTTGACCCTGGCATCATCAACGTCCTACATGCAGCAGTTCTGTCGGACGATGCGTCGTCACGTGATGCGCTTGGCCTCGATTCTCACGTGGACGCTATTGGGCGGCTGATTGCCGCTCGTTCGACTCAACCACCTCTCGCGATCGCACTCCTGGCTCCGTGGGGTGGTGGGAAGTCGACGTTCTTACGTCTTCTGGACCGCCACGTCACCCAGGCTCACCAGGGTGATGCCGCGTTTGTCCAGCATCCCCGCGTGGTGACGTTTAACGTCTGGCACTACTCAGACACGTCGGTGCTGGTCGGCCTCGCCACCCAGGTCGTGCGAACCCTGCGCGGAGACGACAAAGTGCCACCCGATGGCCCCACCGAGACCAGTGGTACGACCGACAGTGACATCCTCGGCCGTCGCGTCCGTGATGCGACGTTGGAAGCAGCTCGACTCTCTCGGCTCAGGGCTGGGTTGAACACCGAGCGCCCGAGGACTGTTAAGGAGGCGATCGCATGGGCGCATGCCCAGGCCCGGATCCTCCGACTCCTGCCTGGGGTTCTCCGGCAGGGCGGACCTGTCCCGGTCCTGTTGGTCGTCGCCAGTCTCGGCATTGCCGCTCTTGCAATCGGTGTCGCGACTGTTCTGACACTCAACGCTCCCGGCTTTATTGCCTGGGCACAGGATCGCGTTTCCGGGGTTGCCACCATCTGGACGTCCCTTGGCTGGGTCACCGTCGTCTCCGCGCTCGTAGTTTCTGCCGCGAGGGCCTTGTCGAAGCTGGTCCGGACCTGGCCTCGAGTAGCCGCGTCGTGGTCACGCCTTCGGCGGCTCGTGCTGGACTCCCTAGCCGAACGTGAGCAGGAACTTGTCGCCGTCGTTTCGACGGCGAGGGCTGCAGACTTCGTCGCCCGCCTCGCCGACCACCTCCACGACCCCCAACGCCTAGAGAAATTGGACAAGCACCGCGGCGCCGCGGGCGCGGTCCAGGACGAGCTCACCGAACTCGCCCGGCTCCTAGAACGAGCACACGAACAACGCGACGCACTGCCCGAAGAGCAGCGCAAGGACCTGGACGCTGTCTACACCGACCGGATCATCCTGCACCTCGACGACTTGGACAGGTGCAAACCTGACAGGGTCGTCGAGGTTCTCCACGCTGTCGCGCTCTTGCAGTCGATCCCGTTGTTCATCGTGATCGTGTCGGTCGACCCACGCTGGTTGCGACGATCGGTCGAGCAACATAACAACGAGATCTTCCGGTTGGCCGAAGTCCACGAACAGCTGGGCTCAGTTGTTGGCGACCCACTCAGCTTCCTCGACAAGATCTTCCAAATCCCCTACGCACTGCCCAAATTGACGCCCGAGATCGCCGGCGACTACCTCCTACGCACTGCCGCCGACGGCAACCTGGTCGATCGTGCATTGCTCGATCTCCAGACCGTCACCGAGACACCGTTGCCTCCGAAGGAGGGCAAGACGGCGTCGAACGAAGACCCAACGGACCGCGCGACGCTGCAAGCTGTGCCTGCGCCGACCGACACGCCCGGTACGTCGGGCAACGAGTTCGACGACGTTCGCCTCAGCGAGCCTCATCTGATCGATCCGGGCACGTTGGAGGCCGTCACCCGTGAACGTCGCGCGAACACGCTGCGCCTGACAAACCACGAGGCCCGTTACCTCGCCGTGGTCGCGCAGGCAGCAACAACCCCGCGGGCCGTGAAGAAGATCCTGAACCTCTACCAGCTGTTACGCCTCGGGCGGCACGTCGCGGGACATGAGACGTTCGACCGGGAGCGCACCGGCGGCTATCTGTCGGCAGGGTTGTTGCTAGGCCTCCTGGTGGCCGCGCCCGCGCAAGCAGCGCGGATCTTTCGCGCACTCGACGATTCGCAAGCCGGGATGCCGCTGCCCGCGTTGCTCACGAACGTTCGCGCCGAACACGCGCTCGTGCGTCATGAGCACTGCCCGGAGTGCAGTATCTGGGACA